ACCTATGAGAAGCCGGCTCCGCCGGCTCTGAGCGAGCGCGGCGAATCGAAGGACGGCTCGAAAGACCCCTCTCCCGCCGCGCTCCAGGCCGCTGAAAAGCTCGAGGACGCGATGCTCAAGCGCCGCCTCAGCGAACAGGCCCCGTCCAGGAACCCGTCCCAATAATCCCTCGGACGGTCTCTCCCGGCGTTGACACCTCTTTTCCTCATAGGGTATAATAGAGGAGTCGTCAGTCGGTTTCTGGAGCAGTTTTCAGCGATGCCGGCGTCTCCGGCGTCGTTTTTGTTGCGGGCGTAGTTCAATGGTAGAACACGAGCCTTCCAAGCTCGATACGTGGGTTCGATTCCCATCGCCCGCTCCAGATTCGCTCTTTTAAAGAGTCGCCCTCTTATAAAGTCGCGGCGGCATGGCCCGCCGCACCTTACGAGGGGTAACAGCCGTCCTGGGACGCGCGAGCGTCCCGACGGCGCCATAGGGGGCGCAAGCCCCCTTGGGGAGGCCCCGAGCGAGCAGACTTCCTCTCTCGCGAGGGCTTCAGCCCCGCGCCGTTGCGCGGGGGCCGACAGGTGCTGGGGTAGCTCAGTGGTAGAGCATCTCCATGGTAAGGAGAAGGTCGAGGGTTCAATCCCCTTCCCCAGCTGAGTTTTGACGCGATTGACGGGAAACGCCGTAAATTGTTGAATCAGGCGCACTCTCAGAGGAGAGAGCATCGGGAGACCCCTCTAAAGGGGCACCGGACAGGAGAAAGCAATGGCCAAGGCGAAATTCGAGCGCAACAAGCCGCACGTGAACATCGGGACGATCGGTCACGTGGACCACGGCAAGACCACTTTGACGGCGGCGATCACGCACGTGCTGTCCCAGAAGGGACTGGCGC
The sequence above is drawn from the Elusimicrobiota bacterium genome and encodes:
- a CDS encoding GTP-binding protein — its product is MAKAKFERNKPHVNIGTIGHVDHGKTTLTAAITHVLSQKGLA